The Cytobacillus oceanisediminis genomic interval TCACCAATCATAACGTATTCAATCTTGTTGATTGTTTCTGAGTTATCGTGCCATGCTTTATGAGTGAAGTGAGTATCAGTTGATACAGAATAAACTTCTGCTCCCATATCTTTTAAAGTTGCATATTCATTTTGAAGGTCTTCTAATTCAGTAGGGCATACGAATGTGAAGTCTGCTGGGTAGAAGCATACTACGCTCCACTTTCCTTTGAAATTTTCTTCAGTAACATCGATGAAATCACCGTTATGGTAAGCTTTTGCTGCGAATGGTAGTACTTCTGAACCGATTAATGCCATGATTAAATTCCTCCTTAATTGGTTGAGTGATATGATTATTAATTAAATAGCGAACTATTTAATAATAATTCTAATTCGGTAATAATTATCATATACGATATATTTTTTGTCAAGGGATAAGCTGTGAAAATTTGCTCCTTTTCGGTTGGAGGGCGGAAACCTTAAATGACAAAATAAGACTCCAATGTTTAATTCCGCTTTTTCTTAGGTGAAATCAGTATGGAATGGAACTTTCAAAACAGCCTTAAGCTCGTTAATAACAGTATAACTCTTTCTTATTTTAATTACCCTTTTTTTGCCTGCATCAATCTCAACTAATATGAGATTTAAGTTTATAATTGAGAATGTGTTTAAGCATAAGTTTTAGATAAGGCCGTTGGATAAAACGGGGGCCAATGGTCAGGCACTGGTCCACATTAACTTATTATTCCCTCTTCGGCTAAAAACAATCGATATGGCAGTAAAAATAGTTCAATCAAACGTTTGATTGATTAGAGTAAAAAATCACCTATTTTTTATAAAAATACCTTGCATTACAATATAGTGAGAGTTATAGTAAGAGTATATCTTGTATTGCAAGGTATTTAACTGCAGGTGATTATCTTGTAATACAAGGTAGTGGAAGGAGTAAGGTCAATGTCAGATACCACGCAAATGTTAAAAGGAATTCTGGACGGTTGTTTATTAGCCATAATTAAAGAAGGGGAGATATATGGGTATGAATTGGCAGCGAAATTGGAGTCATATGGATTTCGCTCATTGAGCGAAGGCACCATTTATCCGCTGCTTCTGCGTATGCAAAAAGAAGGGCTGATCAGTGCTACTTTGCGAAAGTCAACAGCTGGACCTAAACGAAAATATTACACATTAACTGAAAAAGGCGAGCAGGAGCTGGAGCTATTTATTGGGCGCTGGGAGCAGGTAAGTTCATCTGTTGACAATGTATTGAATAAAAGGGGGATATGAAGAATGGTCTCAAAAGAGTCTGAACAGTTTTTGACAGAGCTTCGTTTTTACCTGATGTCAAAAGGGAAAAACGATGATGAAATAAATGAAATAACAGAAGAGCTTGAAGTGCATTTAATGGAAGCTGAAGCCGATGGGAAAGATGTGTCTTATATTATCGGGGATAGCCCAAAGCAATATATGAAAAGCATCGGAGAATCAATGAGTACCGATTATCGTCAGATGGCAGGGCTGGTGCCGCTGATGATTCTTTTGCTGGGTGCCTATGTCAGTGTAGGTCCTGCAATTGAAGGGAACTTTTCATTATCCAAAGGTATGCTCTGGATCGCCATCATCGCAGGATCAATTGCAGTGGGAGCTTATAGCCTTCTGATCTTCAGAGTGCTGCCAAAATTTCTTCATTCCAAGTGGAGTGCAGTTCTCCTTTTAGGAGCTAGTGTAGCCATGACAGGTTTAATGGTTATGATTTTACTTTGGAATCAGAAACAGGGGTTTGAACCGATTTTTACAGCAACACCCTTTCAGAATAATGTGATTGTGGCAGTTTGTGCGGTTATATTTATCGTTTCTGCTATTTATACAAAAACATGGTTTACGATTATAATTCCCCTGTTTTTGTCTGTGGGACCTATTGCCAATCGGTTTATTCCACAGGATGTGAATGAAGATCCAACATATATCTTATATACTTTAATAGCATTCGTTATTATTGCAGCTTTCATGATATTCATATTTATGGCTAAACGGAAAAAAATGCTGAACAATGGAGGAAAACGAAATGTCTAGCTTGCCTAATTGCCCGAAATGCTGTTCAGAGTATACATACGAGGACGGTACGCTATTTGTATGTCCTGTGTGTGCATATGAGTGGACAGCTGAATCCGAAACCAACAGTCTTGAAGACGAAAAGGTGATTAAGGATTCTAATGGAAATGTACTAACTGATGGAGATACAGTATCAGTCATTAAAGATCTTAAAGTGAAAGGCACTTCTTTCGTTATTAAGATTGGCACCAAGGTGAAAAATATTCGCCTCGTGGATGGGGATCATGATATTGACTGTAAGATCGATGGCTTTGGCGCCATGAAGCTGAAGTCGGAGTTTGTGAAGAAAGTGTAACGAAAAAGGGCCTATCCTTCCAGGGATTGGCCCTTTTTAAATCAGTTCTAGCATATCCTTTAGAGGCTCCTAAAATAGTAGTGGAAAGGTCATCACCTCTGGTTTATGATAAAGAAAGAATATTAAGAATTTCTCAAAATAGGTGGGAGCCTCATTGATACTATTAGACTACATTGTTAATCTCTCCATTTTTTCATTATTGGTCAGTGTGCCTTTAATTCTCCGCTCATTTATCAATCATAAACCGCTTAAGGACCTGCATCTTTTGGGCGGCCTGTATGCAGGAGTTATTTCTGCCATTCTTGTGGGTTTATCTTTTAACGAGCAGGGTTATTCCTATGATATTCGTTACGCCATTCTGATTTTGGTATTTTCCTATTTGGGGCCAGGGGCAGGGTTTATTACCGGAATAATTGCCCTTGTATCAAGGCTTGTAAACAGTGAGAATTGGCTGCCAGCCATAATAGGATTATCGCTTATTTTGATTGCATTTACAGTCGTACATAGATATAGCCGCCACCTTAAGGCGGTTAGAAAAACGGCCATATTATATGGTGTATATTGTGTCATTTATATTATAACGGTACCGATAATTTTTAACGTTTTTAGGGACAGCCCTATTTTTCATCTTCAATATATTCTGTTTGTGGGTCTTGGTGTCATTGTTGGGAGTTTGCTGATTGAATCCTATGAAAGATTGATACGAATCATCACAGAAAAAAAACGGATGGAAAAGACGCTGGAAGAAAGTGAGTCTAAATACCGGCTGATCGCTGAAAATACATCAGACTTAATTGCGGTAATGGACAGGGATCGCAGTTTGAGTTATCTATCACCATCACATGAGTTTGTTTTAGGATATGAAGTGCCGGAGGTGCAAAAGCTGGAAGTGGATATTGTTATTCATCCGGATGAAGCGGATAATTTTCAGGCAGGCATGCAAAGGATATTCGAAAATAATGAGCGAATGACAATGGAGTTCCGCCTAAAACACAGAGAGGGCCATTGGATTGAATTTGAGTCACGCTGTATGCCGGTTGAAGGTGAAAAGGGTGTAATCGAGCATGTTGTCATGATCAGCAGGGATATTTCTGAGCGGAAAAAAGCAGAGGAATTTCTTTTGCAGTCTGAGAAATTATCGATTGTCGGGGAGCTCGCAGCCGGGGTAGCCCATGAAATCCGAAACCCGCTTACAACCATCAAAGGGTTCCTGCAGCTTTATAGGAGCGATAATAGCCAGATTAATGAATTGCTGCTTAGCGAACTGGAACGCATTGAAAATATCACCACTGAAATGCTTTCGCTTGGAAAACCACAGGCCATACAAATGGACACGGCTGATTTAACGGATATTATAGTGAATACAGTAGAGTTATTATCCCCTCAGGCAAATATGAACGGTATCCAGTTTAAGCTGAATTATGCAGATAGTGATTTTTTAATTTCATGTGAAAAAAATCAAATCAAGCAAGTTTTTTTGAATATCTTAAAAAACGCCATGGAGGCTATGGATAAAGGAGGGGATATTGAGATTTCCCTCCAGGATAATAATGAGGGGGGATGTATTGTCTCCTTTCAGGACCAGGGCTGCGGAATCCCTGACGAATTTCTGCCGAGACTGGGTGAACCTTTTTATACATTAAAAGAAAAAGGGACTGGCCTGGGACTTATGATTTGCCACAAGATCATTAAGCAGCATCATGGCAGCATCGTATATAAAAGCAAGATTGGTGAAGGTACTTTAATAGAGATTACATTGCCGCTTTTAAGGCAGACAATTCGTTAATCAAATAAGAAAAGACGAGGAGCCTGCTGCTGCTCCTCGTCTCTTTTATTTAAAAATCAAAATTGTCGGGATCTGGTCCAACGCGTAAATGTTCATCTAAAGAATCAATCAATTCCATGTCTTGCTGAGACAGTTCAAAATCAAATAAACCTGCATTTTCTTTGATGCGATGAGGTTTTGTTGACTTAGGGATGACGATAATGCCGTTTTGCAGGTGCCACCTTAGGACAATTTGTGCAATGGATTTTCCGTGTTTTTCAGCCATTTCAGTCAGGGCCTCGTTTTCGAATAATCCGCCTTGCATTAGTGGGGCCCACGCTTCAATGTGCATATCATGTTTGGCAGCAAAGTCACGAAGTTCAGTTTGAGCCAATTTCGGGTGCAATTCAATTTGATTAATCATTGGTTTGATTTCAGCTGTTTTCAATAGATTTTCTAAATGGCTGATCTGAAAGTTGCTGACGCCAATCGCTTTGATTTTACCTTCTTTATATAAATCTTCCAGTGCTCTCCAAGTTTCTGTGTATTTCCCCTCAACAGGCCAATGGATCAAATAAAGGTCAAGATATTCAAGTCCCATTTTTTCCAATGAGGTGTTAAACGCCTTAAGCGCTGCTTCATAGCCCTGATCAGAGTTCCACACTTTTGAAGTGATAAAAAGTTCCTCTCTATTAAGACCAGACTGGCGGATGGCTTCTCCCACCCATTCCTCGTTGCCGTAGATGGAAGCTGTGTCGATGCTTCTATATCCAATTTCAATTGCTGCTTTAACAGCGGTTAATAGTTCTTCTTCCTTTTCCACTTTAAATACACCAAGGCCAATCCTAGGCATTTTAACTCCATTTGCAAGTGCTGCAGTACTTGATAAAGATAGTTTATTCATATAAGACACTCCTTAATTAGTTAGTTTGTTTCTCAAGTTTTTTTAGCCATCCCGTCAGAAATACGGCCCCAAGCACCATTACTCCGCCAATCCAGGGTGTGTGAATTAAGCCGATAGAGTCGACGATCAGTCCCCCGGCAAATGAGCCGATGGCAATTCCGATGTTAAAAGCTGCAATATTTAAAGCGGAAGCAACATTGACAGCAGAAGGAACATATTTCTCAGCCAGGTTTACCACCAGAATTTGAAGGCCTGGCACATTCATGAAAGCAAATAAGCCCATTAGAAAAATAGCAATAAGCCCAATAATTTTAAAAGGTGCTGCAAAGGTGAGCAGGCCCAGAATAATGGCTTGCAGAGCAAACATCCAAAACAATGCCTTTAATGGATCTTTATCAGAAGCTTTTCCGCCAAGAATATTGCCAATCGCCACGGCCACTCCGTAAGCAAGCAGAATAATGCTGACCCATTTTGCGCTAAAACCTGTTACATTTTCGAGAAGCGGAGTCAGATAGGTGAAAGCAACAAATGTTCCGCCATATCCAAGTGCGGTAATACTAAAAGCTAAAAGCAGTTTTCCGCTGCTTAAGATTTTCAGCTGTTCACTGAACCTGGAAGCTGGTGCTTGTTTAAGATCTTTAGGAACAAGTATGGCACTGGCGATAATTCCAATTACCCCAAGCAGCGCCACTCCCCAAAATGTGGCCCTCCAGCCAAATGTCTGCCCGATAAACGTTCCGAGCGGGACGCCTGTCACGGTTGCGACAGTCAAACCGGTGAACATAAAGGCTATCGCACTGGCGCGTTTGTTTTCAGGAACTAAATCAGCGGCAATAGTCGAGCCGATTGAGAAAAAGATGCCGTGTGAAAAAGCTGTAATAAAACGTGCAGCCAGCAAAAGGGGAAAAGAGGTGGACAGGGCTGCGACGGAATTTCCGATGATAAACAAAACCATTAATGACATGAGCAGAGACTTTCTGTTCATTTTACTGGTCAAAGCAGTTAGTACAGGTGCTCCAATGGCAACTCCCATGGCATAGCCGGAAATCAATAAACCGGCCAATGTAATGGAAATTCCCAAATCACCTGAAATGGTCGACAGCAGCCCAACAGGAACAAACTCTGTGGTTCCAATTCCGAATGCACTGATTGCGAGTGCAAGCAGGGCTGGTGTGCCGCCTTTTTCTTTTTGTGTATCTATAGCAATAGAACTCATTAGCAATGAATCCTCCTTATTTAAAGTAATGGCAGAGCAAAGAAAGCATAGCCAGGCGCCATAGCCATACTGTCTTGATGAAAGATATTATGGAGCATGCCAAACATGGTGAACAGTACGTACTTTAAAGTAATGCAGGCACTAAAAAGTAACCTATGGTCAATTTCACCATTTTGTTTTATGCTTCCTTATGCTATTATGGATGGCATGATTCGAAATGAACAGTACGCACTTTAAAGTAATGTAGGTACTTTTTAGTGCCTATAAACAACAGAGGGGGAATGAAGTTGGCTTACAATATTCCGGTAGAAGCTACATTAGATGTGATTGGCGGTAAGTGGAAAGTTGTAATCATGTGTCATTTAATTAAAGGGGAAAAGCGAACTAGCGAGTTTAAGCGCCTTATGCCTGGGATTACACAAAAAATGCTGACTCAGCAGCTTCGCGAACTTGAAGCGGATGGCGTTGTAAACCGCACTGTTTTTGATCAGGTTCCCCCTAAGGTCGTATATTCCTTAACAGATTACGGATGGTCACTTCGCCCGATCCTGGATGCGATGTGCAACTGGGGGGAAGGACATATTGAATTAACAGGCGGAGAGCTTGTGGAACAATAAAAAAAACCAGGACTCGTATGCTTTAGGCAAACGAGTCTTTTTTTGTGGCAGAGCTACTTACTCTTTATTTGTTCGCGGATACTCTCGAGCTCCTCAAGCGTTAATGAGCCAAGTGATTTCTTTATTTCTTCCTCGATTTGTTTCTTATTATTTTCCCTGTATCGGTCCCACCATTCCCGAAGGCCTTCCGTATTTGCAAGCAAATACTCGATATCGATTTCTTCCACCTCATCATCCGATAGATAATTCAAGACAGCAGCTAACATCCGATTCAGCTTGCTGACTTCATTTTCACCTTTTTCATTTGCGCTTGATGATTCTGTATCTTTTTTGCTCTCATCATCCCTGGCTTCTGCAGCTGCTTTCTTTGGCATGAAACCCCCCCCTTTCTATTGCAAATAAGATTTGCAATTAGTATTGCCTTAAAAAATTTAATAAAAAACTGAACGTTATTTATTAGTAAGCGTCTTATATGTAAAGTCGTTGCATAGGGGTGATGGATAATGAAAGAACGTGAGGCTGATTTTAATACAGATGTAAATCTAAAGGGAACAGTGAGCTTTCCGAAAGAGTCAGAAGGAAAGCTTCCTCTTGTTGTTATATTTCATGGCTCAGGTCCAGTTGACAGGGATGGCAATGCAAAGGTTATGCAGATGAATGCTTATAAGATGCTTGCTGAGTTTTTTGCTTCCATTGGGGTGGCAGTTCTCAGATATGATAAGCGGGGAGCAGGAGTGAGCGGAGGTGATTTTTATGAAACAGGAATGTGGGATTTAGTTAATGATGGGATAGCCGCCGTGAAGGCGGCGCGAGAGCTGCCGGAAATCAATCCTGAAAGAATTTTTCTGCTGGGTCATAGCGAGGGGTGCTCTTTAATTCCTCCTATTAATGGGCAGGCAGATGCTGCGGGAATTATCCTGCTTGCCGGTCACGCGGATAATGTCAGAAAGGCTTCTGAATTACAAGCAAGACTGCTGGAAGAGGAAGTTAAAGAGATGAAGGGGGTTAATGGTGTTCTTCTTCGTGCTTTAAAAGTTCATAAAACTGCTGTCTCCAAACAAAAGAAGGTTTTCGATGAATTGATGGAATCAGAGAAGACGGTGATGAAAAAAGGATTTACAAAGATTAATGCAAAATGGGCACGAGAGCATTTTCAATATAATATAAAAGAAGATTTGGCCGCGATTACCTGTCCAGTTCTTGCAATTACCGGGAAGAAAGATGTTCAAGTAAATCCTGAGCATGTGCATCTTTTTGCTGAAAAAGTGAATGGCCCGGCTGAGAGCTATAATGTGCCGAATATGAACCATCTCCTTAGGGACCAGGAAGAAGAAACTTCTATGATAAAGCTGAAGTCAATTTATAAAGGAAGTATTTCAAAGCCACTGAGCGCTGAAATGCTAAACATTATTGAAGATTGGGCTAAAAGGTATATTCTTTAAAGAAGAAAAACTGTATGCGCGCCATGTGTGAGAAAAAATTATTGCGCATGCGATTTTTTTATATAAGGTATTGACTACTGGGTCTATATTATTGTAAGATAGTCTTTGTCGCTTAGAGGTATCCACACAGCGGCGGCAGATATAAGCTTTCAAAACTGTTTGAACATCAAACAGAAAAAAGCAAAAAAGATTGTTGACTTCTTAAAGAGAAGATGATAAGATAAATTTCGTTGTCACTTCGAAAGAAGTTATCGCATTAGTTCTTTGAAAACTAAACAAAACAGAAACGTCAACGTTAATTCTTTAGTCTTTTTTGAAAAGACAATTTATGAGCTTAATCAACTCTTATATGGAGAGTTTGATCCTGGCTCAGGACGAACGCTGGCGGCGTGCCTAATACATGCAAGTCGAGCGGACAGATGGGAGCTTGCTCCCTGAAGTCAGCGGCGGACGGGTGAGTAACACGTGGGCAACCTGCCTGTAAGACTGGGATAACTCCGGGAAACCGGGGCTAATACCGGATAATTCTTTCCCTCACATGAGGGAAAGCTGAAAGATGGTTTCGGCTATCACTTACAGATGGCCCGGCATTAGCTAGTTGGTGAGGTAACGGCTCACCAAGGCAACGATGCGTAGCCGACCTGAGAGGGTGATCGGCCACACTGGGACTGAGACACGGCCCAGACTCCTACGGGAGGCGAGTAGGGAATCTTCCGCAATGGACGAAAGTCTGACGGAGCAACGCGCGTGAGTGATGAAGGTTTTCGGATCGTAAAACTCTGTTGTTAGGGAAGAACAAGTACCGGAGTAACTGCCGGTACCTTGACGGTACCTAACCAGAAAGCCACGGCTAACTACGTGCCAGCAGCCGCGGTAATACGTAGGTGGCAAGCGTTGTCCGGAATTATTGGGCGTAAAGCGCGCGCAGGCGGTTCCTTAAGTCTGATGTGAAAGCCCCGGCTCAACCGGGAGGGTCATTGGAAACTGGGAACTTGAGTGCAGAAGAGAAGAGTGGAATTCCACGTGTAGCGGTGAAATGCGTAGAGATGTGGAGGAACACCAGTGGCGAAGGCGACTCTTTGGTCTGTAACTGACGCTGAGGCGCGAAAGCGTGGGGAGCAAACAGGATTAGATACCCTGGTAGTCCACGCCGTAAACGATGAGTGCTAAGTGTTAGAGGGTTTCCGCCCTTTAGTGCGCAAACGCATTAAGCACTCCGCCTGGGGAGTACGGCAAGGCTGAAACTCAAAGGAATTGACGGGGCCCGCACAAGCGGTGGAGCATGTGGTTTAATTCGAAGCAACGCGAAGAACCTTACCAGGTCTTGACATCTCCTGACAACCCTAGAGATAGGGCGTTCCCCTTCGGGGACAGGATGACAGGTGGTGCATGGTTGTCGTCAGCTCGTGTCGTGAGATGTTGGGTTAAGTCCCGCAACGAGCGCAACCCTTGATCTTAGTTGCCAGCATTCAGTTGGGCACTCTAAGGTGACTGCCGGTGACAAACCGGAGGAAGGTGGGGATGACGTCAAATCATCATGCCCCTTATGACCTGGGCTACACACGTGCTACAATGGATGGTACAAAGGGTCGAGACCGCGAGGTTAAGCGAATCCCATAAAACCATTCTCAGTTCGGATTGCAGGTCGCAACTCGCCTGCATGAAGCCGGAATCGCTAGTAATCGCGGATCAGCATGCCGCGGTGAATACGTTCCCGGGCCTTGTACACACCGCCCGTCACACCACGAGAGTTTGTAACACCCGAAGTCGGTGGGGTAACCATTTGGAGCCAGCCGCCTAAGGTGGGACAGATGATTGGGGTGAAGTCGTAACAAGGTAGCCGTATCGGAAGGTGCGGCTGGATCACCTCCTTTCTAAGGATATTTACATGAAACGTGACGTTTTCTGTTTTTGTTTAGTTTTGAGGGAACTAATCTCTCAGATTTTGTTCTTTGAAAACTAGATAATGATAATGAAGAAGCAATAACCGAGTAATCGCCATCTTAGTTTTTTCTCTTATTTTTGTTTTAAAACGAAGTAAGAACACAAACCATGAGGGCAATGAGAAGCAAGAAGATCAAGGAAGCGACCGAACGAGCACCGGAGCGTACGAGAGTACGTGAGGAGCACAGTAACGGAGCTGACGCAGAGATTCGCCGCTTATCATTGGCCGAAGTAGGTTAAGTTAGAAAGGGCGCACGGTGAATGCCTTGGCACTAGGAGCCGATGAAGGACGGTACTAACACCGATATGCTTCGGGGAGCTGTAAGTAAGCTTTGATCCGGAGATTTCCGAATGGGGAAACCCCCTATCCGTAATGGGATAGGATCTTTACCTGAATACATAGGGTATTGAAGGCAGACCCGGGGAACTGAAACATCTAAGTACCCGGAGGAAGAGAAAGCAAACGCGATTCCCTGAGTAGCGGCGAGCGAAACGGGATTAGCCCAAACCAGGAGGCTTGCCTCCTGGGGTTGTAGGACACTCTACACGGAGTTACAAAGGAACGAGGTAAATGAACAGGTCTGGAAAGGCCGGCCAGAGAAGGTAAAAGCCCTGTAGTTGAAACTTCGTTCCTCCAGAGTGGATCCTGAGTACGGCGGGACACGAGAAATCCCGTCGGAAGCAGGGAGGACCATCTCCCAAGGCTAAATACTCCCTAGTGACCGATAGTGAACCAGTACCGTGAGGGAAAGGTGAAAAGCACCCCGGAAGGGGAGTGAAAGAGATCCTGAAACCGTGTGCCTACAAGTAGTTAGAGCCCGTTAATGGGTGATAGCGTGCCTTTTGTAGAATGAACCGGCGAGTTACGATTACATGCGAGGTTAAGTTGAAGAGACGGAGCCGCAGCGAAAGCGAGTCTGAATAGGGCGAATGAGTATGTGGTCGTAGACCCGAAACCAGGTGATCTACCCATGTCCAGGGTGAAGTCCAGGTAACACTGGATGGAGGCCCGAACCCACGCACGTTGAAAAGTGCGGGGATGAGGTGTGGTAGCGGAGAAATTCCAATCGAACTTGGAGATAGCTGGTTCTCTCCGAAATAGCTTTAGGGCTAGCCTCATGTAGTAAGAGTCTTGGAGGTAGAGCACTGTTTGGACTAGGGGCCCCCATCGGGTTACCGAATTCAGACAAACTCCGAATGCCAAAGACTTATCCATGGGAGTCAGACTGCGAGTGATAAGATCCGTAGTCAAGAGGGAAACAGCCCAGACCAC includes:
- a CDS encoding ATP-binding protein, whose product is MILLDYIVNLSIFSLLVSVPLILRSFINHKPLKDLHLLGGLYAGVISAILVGLSFNEQGYSYDIRYAILILVFSYLGPGAGFITGIIALVSRLVNSENWLPAIIGLSLILIAFTVVHRYSRHLKAVRKTAILYGVYCVIYIITVPIIFNVFRDSPIFHLQYILFVGLGVIVGSLLIESYERLIRIITEKKRMEKTLEESESKYRLIAENTSDLIAVMDRDRSLSYLSPSHEFVLGYEVPEVQKLEVDIVIHPDEADNFQAGMQRIFENNERMTMEFRLKHREGHWIEFESRCMPVEGEKGVIEHVVMISRDISERKKAEEFLLQSEKLSIVGELAAGVAHEIRNPLTTIKGFLQLYRSDNSQINELLLSELERIENITTEMLSLGKPQAIQMDTADLTDIIVNTVELLSPQANMNGIQFKLNYADSDFLISCEKNQIKQVFLNILKNAMEAMDKGGDIEISLQDNNEGGCIVSFQDQGCGIPDEFLPRLGEPFYTLKEKGTGLGLMICHKIIKQHHGSIVYKSKIGEGTLIEITLPLLRQTIR
- a CDS encoding MFS transporter, whose protein sequence is MSSIAIDTQKEKGGTPALLALAISAFGIGTTEFVPVGLLSTISGDLGISITLAGLLISGYAMGVAIGAPVLTALTSKMNRKSLLMSLMVLFIIGNSVAALSTSFPLLLAARFITAFSHGIFFSIGSTIAADLVPENKRASAIAFMFTGLTVATVTGVPLGTFIGQTFGWRATFWGVALLGVIGIIASAILVPKDLKQAPASRFSEQLKILSSGKLLLAFSITALGYGGTFVAFTYLTPLLENVTGFSAKWVSIILLAYGVAVAIGNILGGKASDKDPLKALFWMFALQAIILGLLTFAAPFKIIGLIAIFLMGLFAFMNVPGLQILVVNLAEKYVPSAVNVASALNIAAFNIGIAIGSFAGGLIVDSIGLIHTPWIGGVMVLGAVFLTGWLKKLEKQTN
- the ahpC gene encoding alkyl hydroperoxide reductase subunit C; this translates as MALIGSEVLPFAAKAYHNGDFIDVTEENFKGKWSVVCFYPADFTFVCPTELEDLQNEYATLKDMGAEVYSVSTDTHFTHKAWHDNSETINKIEYVMIGDPNQRISRNFEVLNEEDGLAERGTFIIDPDGIIQTVEINAGGIGRDASQVVSKLKAAQYVRNNPGEVCPAKWKEGSETLKPSLDLVGKI
- a CDS encoding aldo/keto reductase translates to MNKLSLSSTAALANGVKMPRIGLGVFKVEKEEELLTAVKAAIEIGYRSIDTASIYGNEEWVGEAIRQSGLNREELFITSKVWNSDQGYEAALKAFNTSLEKMGLEYLDLYLIHWPVEGKYTETWRALEDLYKEGKIKAIGVSNFQISHLENLLKTAEIKPMINQIELHPKLAQTELRDFAAKHDMHIEAWAPLMQGGLFENEALTEMAEKHGKSIAQIVLRWHLQNGIIVIPKSTKPHRIKENAGLFDFELSQQDMELIDSLDEHLRVGPDPDNFDF
- a CDS encoding PadR family transcriptional regulator, translated to MSDTTQMLKGILDGCLLAIIKEGEIYGYELAAKLESYGFRSLSEGTIYPLLLRMQKEGLISATLRKSTAGPKRKYYTLTEKGEQELELFIGRWEQVSSSVDNVLNKRGI
- a CDS encoding winged helix-turn-helix transcriptional regulator, which gives rise to MKLAYNIPVEATLDVIGGKWKVVIMCHLIKGEKRTSEFKRLMPGITQKMLTQQLRELEADGVVNRTVFDQVPPKVVYSLTDYGWSLRPILDAMCNWGEGHIELTGGELVEQ
- a CDS encoding alpha/beta hydrolase family protein, with the translated sequence MKEREADFNTDVNLKGTVSFPKESEGKLPLVVIFHGSGPVDRDGNAKVMQMNAYKMLAEFFASIGVAVLRYDKRGAGVSGGDFYETGMWDLVNDGIAAVKAARELPEINPERIFLLGHSEGCSLIPPINGQADAAGIILLAGHADNVRKASELQARLLEEEVKEMKGVNGVLLRALKVHKTAVSKQKKVFDELMESEKTVMKKGFTKINAKWAREHFQYNIKEDLAAITCPVLAITGKKDVQVNPEHVHLFAEKVNGPAESYNVPNMNHLLRDQEEETSMIKLKSIYKGSISKPLSAEMLNIIEDWAKRYIL
- a CDS encoding zinc ribbon domain-containing protein YjdM, whose protein sequence is MSSLPNCPKCCSEYTYEDGTLFVCPVCAYEWTAESETNSLEDEKVIKDSNGNVLTDGDTVSVIKDLKVKGTSFVIKIGTKVKNIRLVDGDHDIDCKIDGFGAMKLKSEFVKKV